One genomic segment of Motacilla alba alba isolate MOTALB_02 chromosome 1A, Motacilla_alba_V1.0_pri, whole genome shotgun sequence includes these proteins:
- the GNPTAB gene encoding N-acetylglucosamine-1-phosphotransferase subunits alpha/beta isoform X2, with the protein MLLKLLQRQTYTCLSHRYGPCLCLGGLVLMIVSALQFGEVVLEWSRDQYHVMFDSYRDNVAGKSFQNRLCLPMPIDVVYTWVNGTDVELIKELQQVREQMEEEQKIMREILGKNATEPTKKSEKQLECLLTHCIKVPMLVLDPALPANVTLKDLPSVHPALQAANNMFFVAKPKNPSTNVTVIVFDSPKDVEAAHSGMLKDNSKQIAWRGYLTTDKEVPGLVLMQDLAFLSGFPATFKETNQLRTKLPESLASKVKLLQLYSEASVALLQLNNPKGFQELSKQAKKNMTIDGKELMLNPAYLLWDLSSVSQSKQDEDVSASRFEDNEELRYSLRSIERHAPWVRHIFIVTNGQIPSWLNLDNPRITIVTHQEIFQNVSHLPTFSSPAIESHIHRISGLSQKFIYLNDDVMFGKDVWPDDFYSHSKGQKVYLTWPVPNCAEGCPGSWIKDGYCDKACNNSACDWDGGDCIGNSGSNRYVAGGGAVGGIGNGPPWQFGAGISGVSYCNQGCANSWLADKFCDQACNVLSCGFDAGDCGQDHFEEMYKVMLQLNQTYYVIPKGECLPYFSFSEIAKKGIEGSYSDNPIIRHASVANKWKTIHLIMHSGMNTTVIYFNLTFLSKNDEEFKMQIAVEVDTREEPKQNTTSIQKSDSDFKSVTSVPEAEMIFEDIPEEKRFPRVRRRRNGTKESVPEELIIPSVNVSLLPKDVQLALQKLDLKLLNGDITQKGYNLSKVALLKPFHFLSTAKSIVGLEKKGMRNHSEDQKNQSSWEKPFKGVNDGRIKRVKAKEEVPSRLMGAKGTVVTMRTNKHIYKVQPKATLPSQSMGKKNETREKVLNALILRETQKSKHAGTFDTGEDTQGMERIKEHEQVDANMKEGPVGRKLQSYAGSYQGFLPWEKKKYFQDLLDEEESLLKQMSYFTEGKHFGRQLKDTFADSLRYVNKLLNSKFGFTSRKVPAHMPHMIDRTVMQELQDMFPEEFDKTSFHKVRHSEDMQFAFSYFYYLMSAVQPLNISQIFDEVDTDQSGILSDREIRTLATRIHELPLSLQDLTGLEQMLINCSKALPANITQIHVIPPTQEAYYDPNLPPVTKNLVTNCKPVTDRIRKAYKDKNKYRFEIMGEEEIAFKMIRTNVSHVVGQLDDIRKNPRKFVCLNDNIDHNHKDAQTVKAVLRDFYESMFPIPSQFELPREYRNRFLHMHELQEWRAYRDKLKFWTHCVLITLILFTVISFFAEQVGALSNTFRGLMKRV; encoded by the exons GCTTTGTTTACCCATGCCCATTGATGTGGTGTACACCTGGGTGAACGGCACAGATGTGGAACTGATCAAAGAATTGCAACAGGTCAGGGAACAGAtggaggaagaacagaaaataatgag GGAAATCCTTGGAAAGAATGCAACAGAACCAACAAAGAAGAG tgagaagcagctggagtGTTTGCTGACACACTGCATCAAAGTGCCCATGCTTGTCCTGGATCCTGCACTGCCTGCCAACGTCACACTGAAAGACCTGCCGTCCGTTCATCCTGCTTTACAAGCTGCTAACAATATGTTCTTtgtagcaaaaccaaaaaatccttCCACCAATGTGACTGTAATTGTTTTTGATAGCCCTAAGGACG TTGAAGCTGCCCATTCTGGAATGTTAAAAGACAACAGCAAACAGATAGCATGGAGGGGTTACTTG acTACAGACAAAGAAGTTCCAGGTCTGGTACTAATGCAAGACTTGGCCTTTCTTAGTGGATTTCCAGCTACattcaaagaaacaaaccagCTACGAACAAAACTGCCAGAGAGCCTGGCCTCTAAAGTAAAACTG TTGCAGCTCTATTCAGAAGCCAGTGTGGCTCTCTTGCAACTGAATAACCCCAAGGGCTTCCAAGAACTGAGCAAGCAAGCAAAGAAGAACATGACTATAGATGGGAAAGAACTGATGCTTAATCCTGCGTATTTGCTGTGGGACCTTAGCTCTGTCAGTCAG tcCAAGCAGGATGAAGACGTTTCTGCCAGCCGCTTCGAGGACAACGAAGAGCTGCGGTACTCCTTGCGATCGATAGAGAGACACGCCCCTTGGGTACGGCACATCTTCATCGTCACCAACGGGCAGATTCCTTCCTGGCTTAACCTGGATAACCCTCGCATAACTATAGTGACACATCAG gaaatatttcagaatgtgAGTCACTTGCCTACCTTCAGTTCACCAGCTATTGAAAGTCATATTCATCGTATCAGTGGCCTTTCTCAGAAGTTTATTTATCTCAATGATGATGTTATGTTTGGGAAGGATGTTTGGCCTGATGATTTTTACAGTCACTCTAAAGGTCAAAAG GTGTACTTGACTTGGCCTGTGCCAAACTGTGCTGAGGGATGTCCTGGCTCGTGGATAAAAGATGGTTACTGTGATAAAGCCTGTAATAACTCAGCATGTGATTGGGATGGAGGCGATTGCATCG GTAACAGTGGGAGTAATCGCTATGTTGCTGGTGGAGGTGCAGTTGGAGGTATTGGGAATGGCCCACCATGGCAGTTTGGAGCAGGAATAAGTGGTGTTTCATACTGTAACCAAGGCTGTGCTAATTCCTGGCTAGCAGACAAATTCTGTGACCAGGCCTGCAATGTCCTCTCATGTGGATTTGATGCTGGTGACTGTGGCCAGG atcaCTTTGAAGAGATGTACAAGGTGATGCTTCAGCTTAATCAGACCTACTATGTTATTCCCAAAGGTGAATGTCTCCCCTACTTCAGCTTCAGTGAAATAGCCAAGAAAGGAATTGAGGGTTCATACAGTGATAATCCAATTATCCGACATGCTTCAGTTGCTAACAAATGGAAAACTATCCACCTAATCATGCATAGTGGCATGAACACAACTGTGATCTATTTTAACCTTACATTCCTAAGTAAAAATGATGAAgagtttaaaatgcaaatagcTGTTGAAGTCGATACTAGGGAGGAACCAAAACAGAACACAACTTCCATACAAAAATCTGACTCTGATTTTAAAAGTGTAACTTCAGTACCAGAAGCTGAAATGATATTTGAGGATATTCCAGAAGAAAAACGGTTTCCAAGAGTCAGGAGACGTAGAAATGGCACAAAAGAAAGTGTACCTGAAGAGTTGATAATCCCATCAGTAAATGTGTCTCTTCTTCCTAAAGATGTTCAACTAGCACTGCAGAAACTGGACTTAAAACTACTAAATGGTGATATAACTCAGAAAGGATATAACCTATCCAAGGTTGCTCTCCTGAAACCTTTCCACTTTTTAAGCACAGCAAAGAGTATTGTAGGCCTGGAAAAAAAGGGCATGCGTAATCATTCAGAAGATCAGAAgaaccagagcagctgggagaagccTTTTAAAGGTGTAAATGATGGCAGAATAAAAAGagtaaaagcaaaggaagaagtTCCTTCCAGGCTTATGGGAGCAAAGGGGACTGTTGTGACAATGAGGacaaataaacacatttataaAGTACAGCCTAAAGCCACACTTCCCTCCCAaagcatggggaaaaaaaatgaaactcgAGAAAAAGTATTGAATGCACTCATATTAAGGgaaacacagaaatcaaaacaTGCTGGGACTTTTGATACTGGAGAAGACACGCAGGGaatggaaagaataaaagagcaTGAGCAGGTGGATGCAAATATGAAGGAGGGGCCAGTGGGAAGAAAATTACAGTCTTATGCTGGAAGTTACCAAGGCTTTTTGCcatgggagaaaaagaagtatTTCCAAGACCTGCTTGAT GAAGAAGAGTCATTGCTCAAACAAATGTCATACTTTACTGAAGGTAAACATTTTGGAAGGCAGCTGAAAGATACATTTGCTGATTCCCTTCGATACGTCAATAAGCTGTTAAACAGCAAGTTTGGATTTACATCTCGTAAAGTCCCTGCTCATATGCCTCACATGATTGACCGTACTGTAATGCAAGAGCTCCAGGATAT GTTTCCTGAGGAGTTTGACAAGACATCATTTCACAAAGTGCGTCACTCTGAAGATATGCAGTTtgctttttcatatttctaCTATCTTATGAGTGCAGTTCAGCCACTGAACATTTCTCAGATCTTTGATGAGGTTGATACAGACCAGTCTGGCATCTTGTCTGACCGAGAGATTCGCACACTGGCCACGAGGATCCATGAGCTACCATTAAGTTTGCAG gATTTGACGGGTCTAGAACAAATGCTAATAAATTGCTCTAAGGCTCTCCCTGCCAACATCACTCAGATCCATGTTATTCCTCCAACTCAGGAAGCATATTACGATCCAAATCTG CCTCCAGTGACCAAAAACCTAGTGACTAATTGCAAACCTGTGACTGACAGGATTCGTAAGGCTTACAAGGACAAAAACAAATACAG GTTTGAGATCATGGGCGAAGAGGAAATTGCCTTCAAAATGATTCGCACAAATGTTTCTCACGTAGTTGGTCAGCTGGATGACATACGAAAAAATCCCAG AAAATTTGTTTGCCTCAATGACAATATTGATCACAACCATAAGGATGCACAAACAGTGAAAGCAGTGCTTAGAGATTTTTATGAGTCGAtgtttcccatcccttcccagttTGAACTGCCAAGAGAATATCGGAATCGTTTCCTTCACATGCATGAACTCCAAGAATG GAGGGCATATAGAGACAAGCTCAAATTCTGGACCCACTGTGTTCTAATAACACTTATTCTATTTACAGTCATCTCATTTTTTGCTGAACAG GTTGGGGCCTTAAGTAACACTTTCCGTGGTCTGATGAAGAGGGTGTAA
- the GNPTAB gene encoding N-acetylglucosamine-1-phosphotransferase subunits alpha/beta isoform X1: MLLKLLQRQTYTCLSHRYGPCLCLGGLVLMIVSALQFGEVVLEWSRDQYHVMFDSYRDNVAGKSFQNRLCLPMPIDVVYTWVNGTDVELIKELQQVREQMEEEQKIMREILGKNATEPTKKSEKQLECLLTHCIKVPMLVLDPALPANVTLKDLPSVHPALQAANNMFFVAKPKNPSTNVTVIVFDSPKDVEAAHSGMLKDNSKQIAWRGYLTTDKEVPGLVLMQDLAFLSGFPATFKETNQLRTKLPESLASKVKLLQLYSEASVALLQLNNPKGFQELSKQAKKNMTIDGKELMLNPAYLLWDLSSVSQSKQDEDVSASRFEDNEELRYSLRSIERHAPWVRHIFIVTNGQIPSWLNLDNPRITIVTHQEIFQNVSHLPTFSSPAIESHIHRISGLSQKFIYLNDDVMFGKDVWPDDFYSHSKGQKVYLTWPVPNCAEGCPGSWIKDGYCDKACNNSACDWDGGDCIGNSGSNRYVAGGGAVGGIGNGPPWQFGAGISGVSYCNQGCANSWLADKFCDQACNVLSCGFDAGDCGQDHFEEMYKVMLQLNQTYYVIPKGECLPYFSFSEIAKKGIEGSYSDNPIIRHASVANKWKTIHLIMHSGMNTTVIYFNLTFLSKNDEEFKMQIAVEVDTREEPKQNTTSIQKSDSDFKSVTSVPEAEMIFEDIPEEKRFPRVRRRRNGTKESVPEELIIPSVNVSLLPKDVQLALQKLDLKLLNGDITQKGYNLSKVALLKPFHFLSTAKSIVGLEKKGMRNHSEDQKNQSSWEKPFKGVNDGRIKRVKAKEEVPSRLMGAKGTVVTMRTNKHIYKVQPKATLPSQSMGKKNETREKVLNALILRETQKSKHAGTFDTGEDTQGMERIKEHEQVDANMKEGPVGRKLQSYAGSYQGFLPWEKKKYFQDLLDEEESLLKQMSYFTEGKHFGRQLKDTFADSLRYVNKLLNSKFGFTSRKVPAHMPHMIDRTVMQELQDMFPEEFDKTSFHKVRHSEDMQFAFSYFYYLMSAVQPLNISQIFDEVDTDQSGILSDREIRTLATRIHELPLSLQDLTGLEQMLINCSKALPANITQIHVIPPTQEAYYDPNLPPVTKNLVTNCKPVTDRIRKAYKDKNKYRFEIMGEEEIAFKMIRTNVSHVVGQLDDIRKNPRKFVCLNDNIDHNHKDAQTVKAVLRDFYESMFPIPSQFELPREYRNRFLHMHELQEWRAYRDKLKFWTHCVLITLILFTVISFFAEQLIALKRKIFPRRRIQKEVGHERIKV, encoded by the exons GCTTTGTTTACCCATGCCCATTGATGTGGTGTACACCTGGGTGAACGGCACAGATGTGGAACTGATCAAAGAATTGCAACAGGTCAGGGAACAGAtggaggaagaacagaaaataatgag GGAAATCCTTGGAAAGAATGCAACAGAACCAACAAAGAAGAG tgagaagcagctggagtGTTTGCTGACACACTGCATCAAAGTGCCCATGCTTGTCCTGGATCCTGCACTGCCTGCCAACGTCACACTGAAAGACCTGCCGTCCGTTCATCCTGCTTTACAAGCTGCTAACAATATGTTCTTtgtagcaaaaccaaaaaatccttCCACCAATGTGACTGTAATTGTTTTTGATAGCCCTAAGGACG TTGAAGCTGCCCATTCTGGAATGTTAAAAGACAACAGCAAACAGATAGCATGGAGGGGTTACTTG acTACAGACAAAGAAGTTCCAGGTCTGGTACTAATGCAAGACTTGGCCTTTCTTAGTGGATTTCCAGCTACattcaaagaaacaaaccagCTACGAACAAAACTGCCAGAGAGCCTGGCCTCTAAAGTAAAACTG TTGCAGCTCTATTCAGAAGCCAGTGTGGCTCTCTTGCAACTGAATAACCCCAAGGGCTTCCAAGAACTGAGCAAGCAAGCAAAGAAGAACATGACTATAGATGGGAAAGAACTGATGCTTAATCCTGCGTATTTGCTGTGGGACCTTAGCTCTGTCAGTCAG tcCAAGCAGGATGAAGACGTTTCTGCCAGCCGCTTCGAGGACAACGAAGAGCTGCGGTACTCCTTGCGATCGATAGAGAGACACGCCCCTTGGGTACGGCACATCTTCATCGTCACCAACGGGCAGATTCCTTCCTGGCTTAACCTGGATAACCCTCGCATAACTATAGTGACACATCAG gaaatatttcagaatgtgAGTCACTTGCCTACCTTCAGTTCACCAGCTATTGAAAGTCATATTCATCGTATCAGTGGCCTTTCTCAGAAGTTTATTTATCTCAATGATGATGTTATGTTTGGGAAGGATGTTTGGCCTGATGATTTTTACAGTCACTCTAAAGGTCAAAAG GTGTACTTGACTTGGCCTGTGCCAAACTGTGCTGAGGGATGTCCTGGCTCGTGGATAAAAGATGGTTACTGTGATAAAGCCTGTAATAACTCAGCATGTGATTGGGATGGAGGCGATTGCATCG GTAACAGTGGGAGTAATCGCTATGTTGCTGGTGGAGGTGCAGTTGGAGGTATTGGGAATGGCCCACCATGGCAGTTTGGAGCAGGAATAAGTGGTGTTTCATACTGTAACCAAGGCTGTGCTAATTCCTGGCTAGCAGACAAATTCTGTGACCAGGCCTGCAATGTCCTCTCATGTGGATTTGATGCTGGTGACTGTGGCCAGG atcaCTTTGAAGAGATGTACAAGGTGATGCTTCAGCTTAATCAGACCTACTATGTTATTCCCAAAGGTGAATGTCTCCCCTACTTCAGCTTCAGTGAAATAGCCAAGAAAGGAATTGAGGGTTCATACAGTGATAATCCAATTATCCGACATGCTTCAGTTGCTAACAAATGGAAAACTATCCACCTAATCATGCATAGTGGCATGAACACAACTGTGATCTATTTTAACCTTACATTCCTAAGTAAAAATGATGAAgagtttaaaatgcaaatagcTGTTGAAGTCGATACTAGGGAGGAACCAAAACAGAACACAACTTCCATACAAAAATCTGACTCTGATTTTAAAAGTGTAACTTCAGTACCAGAAGCTGAAATGATATTTGAGGATATTCCAGAAGAAAAACGGTTTCCAAGAGTCAGGAGACGTAGAAATGGCACAAAAGAAAGTGTACCTGAAGAGTTGATAATCCCATCAGTAAATGTGTCTCTTCTTCCTAAAGATGTTCAACTAGCACTGCAGAAACTGGACTTAAAACTACTAAATGGTGATATAACTCAGAAAGGATATAACCTATCCAAGGTTGCTCTCCTGAAACCTTTCCACTTTTTAAGCACAGCAAAGAGTATTGTAGGCCTGGAAAAAAAGGGCATGCGTAATCATTCAGAAGATCAGAAgaaccagagcagctgggagaagccTTTTAAAGGTGTAAATGATGGCAGAATAAAAAGagtaaaagcaaaggaagaagtTCCTTCCAGGCTTATGGGAGCAAAGGGGACTGTTGTGACAATGAGGacaaataaacacatttataaAGTACAGCCTAAAGCCACACTTCCCTCCCAaagcatggggaaaaaaaatgaaactcgAGAAAAAGTATTGAATGCACTCATATTAAGGgaaacacagaaatcaaaacaTGCTGGGACTTTTGATACTGGAGAAGACACGCAGGGaatggaaagaataaaagagcaTGAGCAGGTGGATGCAAATATGAAGGAGGGGCCAGTGGGAAGAAAATTACAGTCTTATGCTGGAAGTTACCAAGGCTTTTTGCcatgggagaaaaagaagtatTTCCAAGACCTGCTTGAT GAAGAAGAGTCATTGCTCAAACAAATGTCATACTTTACTGAAGGTAAACATTTTGGAAGGCAGCTGAAAGATACATTTGCTGATTCCCTTCGATACGTCAATAAGCTGTTAAACAGCAAGTTTGGATTTACATCTCGTAAAGTCCCTGCTCATATGCCTCACATGATTGACCGTACTGTAATGCAAGAGCTCCAGGATAT GTTTCCTGAGGAGTTTGACAAGACATCATTTCACAAAGTGCGTCACTCTGAAGATATGCAGTTtgctttttcatatttctaCTATCTTATGAGTGCAGTTCAGCCACTGAACATTTCTCAGATCTTTGATGAGGTTGATACAGACCAGTCTGGCATCTTGTCTGACCGAGAGATTCGCACACTGGCCACGAGGATCCATGAGCTACCATTAAGTTTGCAG gATTTGACGGGTCTAGAACAAATGCTAATAAATTGCTCTAAGGCTCTCCCTGCCAACATCACTCAGATCCATGTTATTCCTCCAACTCAGGAAGCATATTACGATCCAAATCTG CCTCCAGTGACCAAAAACCTAGTGACTAATTGCAAACCTGTGACTGACAGGATTCGTAAGGCTTACAAGGACAAAAACAAATACAG GTTTGAGATCATGGGCGAAGAGGAAATTGCCTTCAAAATGATTCGCACAAATGTTTCTCACGTAGTTGGTCAGCTGGATGACATACGAAAAAATCCCAG AAAATTTGTTTGCCTCAATGACAATATTGATCACAACCATAAGGATGCACAAACAGTGAAAGCAGTGCTTAGAGATTTTTATGAGTCGAtgtttcccatcccttcccagttTGAACTGCCAAGAGAATATCGGAATCGTTTCCTTCACATGCATGAACTCCAAGAATG GAGGGCATATAGAGACAAGCTCAAATTCTGGACCCACTGTGTTCTAATAACACTTATTCTATTTACAGTCATCTCATTTTTTGCTGAACAG ctaATTGCACTTAAACGAAAGATTTTTCCAAGGAGAAGGATCCAAAAAGAAGTTGGTCATGAACGAATCAAAGTGTAG